The genome window CATATAAGGAACGAGCATGATTGACGCCAATCTGCGTTTACCGGCTCAGCTTGAGCCGGCGCAAGGCTTGCCGACGATACTCTATGTCGATGACGAGGCCAACGCCCTCAAATATTTCCAGCGCGCCATCGCGCCGCTGGCCGACGTGCTGACGGCCACCTCGGTCGAGGAGGGCAAGCGCATCCTCGACGAGCAGGCCGACCGCATCGCCGTGCTGGTGTCGGACCAGCGCATGCCGGGTGCCTACGGCAACGAGCTGCTTTCGTATTGCTGGGACCGCCATCCGCACATCGTGCGCATTTTGACCACCGCGTATTCCGAACTGGAGCACACGGTGGAAGCCGTCAACCAGGGGCAGATCCACCGCTACATCCAGAAGCCGTGGGATATCGCGGCGCTGCGCATGGAACTCAAGCAGGCGTTGGAACTGGCGCGGCTGCGCAATGAACACGCCCAGCTGCTGCGCGAAAAGCTGATGGTGCGGCAGCGGCAAGCCGTCGCCAACCGCATCGGCACCCTGTACGCCTTGTGCGCCAGCCTGGCCGGTCCGGAACAGCAGCTGCCCGTGGAAGCGTATCTGTCGGCGGCCCTGACGGCCGGCGTCACGCCGCCCGAGCCGGACTGGCTGCTGATGGATTATGCCGACCTGGTCAGTTCGGAAGCCTTCCGCGGCACCGCCTTTGCCGCCGCCGTGCGCCAGCAGCTCGACACGCTCGAGCGCGAGCATCCGGGACGTGGCGTGGAGCAGGCGATCGACATGCTGTTGCCCGTGTTTGGCGCGGCGCTGCAAAACCAGGGCGGCACGGCCCTGTTCCTCGATGGCCGCCTGCTGACGGAATTCCTGGAAACGCCGACCACCACGCCCGTCTCGTCCATCCACGCATTCTGGCTGGCCAGCCTGCTGTGGCTGGCGCGGCGCGGCTGGTCCCTGCAGCTGAGCAAGACGGAGCACGGCTTGCAGGGCAAGGTGGTGCAGGCTGAACCGGCGCTCACGCCCGACCACCTGGCGGCCTGGATCGAGCAGTTCTGAGCAGGCTTGCCCGCAAGGGGCAGCGCAAAATAAAACAGGGCCGCGCGGGCCCTGTTTCTGCTTGCCGCCGGCAGGCTTAGCGTTCCGACGCCGCCTTCAGGTTGTTCAAGCCCTTTTCAAAATCCTTGCCGATCATCCGGTCCATGCTGACAAACACTGTCATCACTTTGCTGACGTAAGGGCTGGGACCCGTCATGGTCCAGTTTACCTTGGTGCCGTCACCCTCGGGTGTCATGGTAAATGTGGTGGTGTTATGGCTTTCGAACGGTTTCAGGAAGTCCAGCTTGATGACGGTGCGCTCGGGCTGGGCCGCTTCCGTGATTTCCATGCGGCCGGCGCCCACCTTGTCATTGCCTTGCCACGCATATTGCGCGCCCAGGCCATTGGCCGGGCCCGCAAAGGTGCGGCGCATGGCGGGATCGAGCTTTTCCCACGGCGACCAGGCGGTCCAGTAATGGAAGTCCGTGATCAGGGCGGCGATTTTTTCGGGCGGGGCCTTGATGGTGATTTCGCGCTGGACACTGAAGGTGTCGGGCTTGGTGGTGGCATAGCCGAGGATGGCGGCGACGATGACAACGATCAGCAGCAGGGTTTTTTTGATCATATGCTCTCCAGATCTTGAATGGTCGATGCGAACGAATCAAGGCAATCTTAGCAGATATGAATGGCTGTGCGCGACCGCCTGGCCTTTATTTGCGCCAGCTCTGTGCAGGGCTGCCTGCACGCCAGTTCGCCGTCGCGCACAGGTGCGCACGCCAGGTTTGTGGCGGGAGCGCGCGTCCGCTAGAATGCTGGCCTGCAAAGATTTCAGAGGGAAATATGATTCAACGATCGATCGCCAGGCTGACCCTGGCGTGCGGCTTGCTGGCTTGCGCCTTTGCCGCGAACCTGGCGCATGCCGATGCCTGTCCCGCCCATTACGTCGATGGCCGCAAGCCGGAAATCACCAACCCCAAGCTGGACGTGGCGACCAAAGAGCTGTGCTACAACGTGTTTGGCGTGATGCATTCGGGGATCACCCGCACGCCCCTGTGGTCGGCCGAGCACTTGACGGTGAATAATCTGGAAGCGGCGCAGGACTTGTCGCGCGAAAACTCCTTCCACGCTGAACGCAAGCTGCCCGCCGCCCAGCGCGCGGAATTGGCCGACTATGCGCGCAGCGGCTTCGACCGTGGCCACATGGCGCCGAACGGCGACATGCCGGACCGCCAGAGCCAGCGCGACAGCTTTACCCTGGCGAACATGGTGCCGCAGGATGCGCGCAACAACCGCTATGTATGGGCCGGCATCGAGGGCGCCGTGCGCAAGATGGCGAAGAAGGAGGGCGATTTGTACGTGATCACGGGGCCGGCCTTCATTGGCGGCAACCTGCGCAAGGTGGGCAGAGTCATCGTGCCCAGCCACCTGTACAAGGCCGTGTACAGCCCGCGCCAGCGCGCCGGCGCCGCCTACTTCATCGAAAACGTCGATACCAAGGCGTATGAAGTGCTGAGCATTGCACAGCTGGAAGACAATATAGGCATCGATCTGTTACCGTCGCTGACGCGGCAGCAGAAGCTGCGCATGCTGAGTTTGCCCAAGATCAATAGCAAATCCAAGAAATAACCAGACCGTCGAAAAGGAAATCCCATGTGCGCAAAAAAATTCGTCCCGTATGCCAATGAAAGCGATGTGCTGGAAATCGGCAATCTGAGCATCGAAAACCGGGTCGACCGCATCAGCCTCAGCGGCGACATCGACCTGACCCTGGACAAGCCGGGCCTGGCGCTGGCGAAACAGCTGCAAAAGCTGCTGGCCGACGTGGTGGCCCAGCTGGAAAAGCAGCAATTGCCGGACCAGTTGCCGCCGCCCGAGGTGACGTCGGTGGCCAATCCCTTCGAGTGAGTTGGCAAGCGCGGGGGCGGTTGATCGTCCCCCGCGCTTACAATTGGCGCGGCCCCTGCGGCGTATCGATGTGGGCCACCAGGCCGGCGCCGCGTTCCCCTGTCGATAGGTGCACCGTCAGCTGGCTATCCAGGCCCAGCGAGAGCAGCAAGCGAGCAATGCGTTCGGGTTCGGGATGAAACAGTTCTAGCTTGATGAGGGACAGCCCATGATCCTGCAGCCTGGCCGCGGGGTGCGCCTCCGCCTGCCACTCGATGAGTGCCGGGGCGACGCCGTTCAAGGGCAACGCGCCATCATCGGGAATGGTGATCAGCCAATTCAGGGCACCCCTGCTCATGGCTTCGATATTTCCAAGCGGCTCCGAACAAGCCGCAACGCTCGCCTGGATATCGGTGGTGCGGGCTATCCAGGTGGCGAGTGCCGGCGCCGCATCGGCGGCCAGGGTGTCGAGCGCGAACCAGCGGGGCCTCGACGGTAGCGGCGCCCTGGGGGCGGGCGCGATCACCTCCAGATAGACAGCATCGCCAAGTCGCAACAGAAGGTTGTGCGTCCCCATGCGGGCATGCGCTCCGCCAGCTTGAGGTTCCACCCCCAGCGCCAGCCGCACCAGCTCCGCACCCGCTTCCAGCGTTGGCGCCGTGATGGCGATATGGTCAATGTGGCAGCGTGGCATTCAGATCCTTCACCGTAAGGTCGTTGAGATGTTCATGCCAGGTCATCCTCGGA of Janthinobacterium sp. PAMC25594 contains these proteins:
- a CDS encoding response regulator; the encoded protein is MIDANLRLPAQLEPAQGLPTILYVDDEANALKYFQRAIAPLADVLTATSVEEGKRILDEQADRIAVLVSDQRMPGAYGNELLSYCWDRHPHIVRILTTAYSELEHTVEAVNQGQIHRYIQKPWDIAALRMELKQALELARLRNEHAQLLREKLMVRQRQAVANRIGTLYALCASLAGPEQQLPVEAYLSAALTAGVTPPEPDWLLMDYADLVSSEAFRGTAFAAAVRQQLDTLEREHPGRGVEQAIDMLLPVFGAALQNQGGTALFLDGRLLTEFLETPTTTPVSSIHAFWLASLLWLARRGWSLQLSKTEHGLQGKVVQAEPALTPDHLAAWIEQF
- a CDS encoding SRPBCC family protein, with product MIKKTLLLIVVIVAAILGYATTKPDTFSVQREITIKAPPEKIAALITDFHYWTAWSPWEKLDPAMRRTFAGPANGLGAQYAWQGNDKVGAGRMEITEAAQPERTVIKLDFLKPFESHNTTTFTMTPEGDGTKVNWTMTGPSPYVSKVMTVFVSMDRMIGKDFEKGLNNLKAASER
- a CDS encoding DNA/RNA non-specific endonuclease, coding for MIQRSIARLTLACGLLACAFAANLAHADACPAHYVDGRKPEITNPKLDVATKELCYNVFGVMHSGITRTPLWSAEHLTVNNLEAAQDLSRENSFHAERKLPAAQRAELADYARSGFDRGHMAPNGDMPDRQSQRDSFTLANMVPQDARNNRYVWAGIEGAVRKMAKKEGDLYVITGPAFIGGNLRKVGRVIVPSHLYKAVYSPRQRAGAAYFIENVDTKAYEVLSIAQLEDNIGIDLLPSLTRQQKLRMLSLPKINSKSKK
- a CDS encoding VOC family protein; the encoded protein is MPRCHIDHIAITAPTLEAGAELVRLALGVEPQAGGAHARMGTHNLLLRLGDAVYLEVIAPAPRAPLPSRPRWFALDTLAADAAPALATWIARTTDIQASVAACSEPLGNIEAMSRGALNWLITIPDDGALPLNGVAPALIEWQAEAHPAARLQDHGLSLIKLELFHPEPERIARLLLSLGLDSQLTVHLSTGERGAGLVAHIDTPQGPRQL